GGAATTCGCGATCATCTTAGCGCATGTATTCAGGTCCGTTCCGGGACCAATCAGCGGACTTTCGTTTGGAGTGCGGATTGGAGCTTGTGCTGGAATGCGGACAGGAGCCTGAGTTGGGATGCGGATAGGAGCTTGGGTTGGAGGAGGCACGGCCAGCACCGGACTCAAGGTTGGAGACTGTGCGAGACTCTTGTTCGTGTCAAACGTCAGTACCATGCTGAAATTGTCAACAACCAAATCCATACCAAATGGGAATTCGGAAAGTATCACTCGCATGTTTGCGACACCCCCTTGCCATCCTGAACCATTCGCTGGGATTGTCCAATAGCCTTTGAACTCGTTAAACCCATTGGCTACCCAAGTGTCCCCACCGTCGAAGCCGCTGATCCTGAAAGAATGCTGAGTCCAAGATTGGTCGCGCACAATGAGCTGCACCTGAGGGCACATTTCGCCTCCCGAGGAAGAGCCTGGGTCACATGAGGCTCCCCTTCCAGTCTTTGAGTCGACAAGCTTCAAGCGAGCAGAAAACTCCCATATGGTACCCTGCTTTAGACATTTCAAGTCCAGACCTTCTCGCCATTGGTGTGATGGTCCCACCCAGTACCGGTTGCGATTACCAGAGGCGTAGTACATAGCTGTGGCAGATTCATAGCCGGCTGTAGTAGACAATGTACCGGCTCCTTGTGCATCCCAATATCCGTTGAAACCACGCTCAAAGTCCGAGTTTGCGATCAAGTTTCCACATGCGGCGAGAGCTGTCGTCGGACTAGGCGTGGGGGGAAAGGTGGTACCTCGAGCCTTGTAGAGAAGAGCGatatcatcatcatccggTGCCGTAGGGCAAAGCTTTTCCTGGAACACAATCTCGACATTCGTTGGGTACACAGGCACTCCCTTGTCAAGGAAGTAAGTGTCGTACTCCCGCCCTGACGGGACATGCACGGCAAATCGGCGAGGCCAGGGGTGATTAGAGTGTACGTAACCGGACAGTACGGTACAGTCGGACGCGTCCTTGCGGTCGCATACTTTGAGCTTGTAGTCTCGACTTTGGCCCACTGGGACGTAGTAGTGAACGGTACGGAAGCAAGTGTTGCTACAGTAGGTGTAGCATCGAGCTGCGTTTTCGGTACATGCACTGGGATTGACAAAGCTTGCCAGCTCCGGCGAGTTGACCATCAGAGTAGAAGGAGCAGAGGCAACGCCGTCGAGAAGAGAACCTGTGGTATCGGACACGTACACATCACGTGCACCGGCAGACTTTCCACGACAAAAGTCGATCGAGTTTGCGTCACTTACGGTGGCGCCGGAGTACTGCGAGAACATCTCGAACGATTTGTACCCGTCGAGTCGGGAATCCAGCTCGATTGCGGTTGAAGACGAACACACCGCGTTGGAAAATCCAGAAAATCTGACTTTGTCCAAAATGACACCGTTGAGCTCCGAATCCATCTTGTCTTTCCATGGATTAGTCGATTGGAAAGATATCCCTTGGGCGCATGGTGCTTGTGCAAAGCGATTCCTTCTGACCACGTCCTTGAATAGATCGGAATAACCAACAATGGTTGTGTCGGTGACAtgaatttcttcgtcacgaTCGATTCGAATGGCATATCTGTTGTCCGAGAACTTGTTGCCAGTCAGAACGATGTTTCGCGCCCGGTGGATACGGAGCGCAAGGTGATGGTTGCGGAAGAacttgttgtttttgaagtACTGCAGTGTCTCCGGGATGTAACCGCTCAAGTAGTAGGTCATCCCTACCCCATACACGCTATGAACGACGTTGCCCTCGAACTTGCGGGTCGGAACCATCATAGGATCAAAGTCTTGGTGCTCGTTGGCCAGATTTCCACGCACCAACAGCTCAAACCAAAAGCCCAGGGCTTCGGATCCGGCTACTACATTTCCGATCCACGAGTTGTCAGCGTTCGTGATCCAGAAGGTACTGGCAGTCATGTCAGATTCCTTGCCGTTACTACCCATGTTCGGAATGATGATCTCTGGTTTGACAGTGCGTATGCCAATGTTTCGCACAAACTGATTGCCCGTCTCGATGCCATCTTCCAACATGTAACAGTGTCCTTTGGTGAAATAGGCTACATTTTCTTGAACAAGGAGGTTGTTGGTACCGTGGACGACAACGCAGCGCTGGTTGGAATTGCGAATGGTATTCTTGACTACTACCGAGCCTGAGACGTCCCCGCACATATGAAAGTGGACCGGGTATCTACCCAAGAGGCCTTCTTGTCCGAAGTTAACGAGTTCCACTCCTTCGATACGCTGCCTTACTCGGGGAGTGTGCATGATCCAAAAGTGGCCACCCTTTGTTCCGGGGGCCCCTTCAAAGACAATGTTGCGTGACAGCAAGGCTACCTCGGTGGCAAAGTCTGGGCTGTCGCGAAGCGTGACCGGACGGTTGATGGGTTGGTCGAGATTGAGACGCACGCTATTGGAGCCGACGTCCGAAATGCTGGTGATTTTACGAACTTGCTCGCCAAAGTAACCTTGGTGCTCGGAGGTAATGACGATAGTTGCACCGGCACCCCATTTATTACGGACCGAATTGGAAACGACAATAGCCGAGCTTCCGATAACGTCGTGAACGTGTAGCCAGGTTGGTGTGCTAGTAGGTAGGCCATTGACTGCAACAATTAGGGATTTCTGTAAGTGCCGACAGTCACGTATATGTGTGCAGGAAATGCGGATGCCATTTTCGCAACAATCCGAACTTACGATTGACCTTCCCACCAGCTACTGCAATGGATCGAGCTCCTGCATCGCAATTTCCTCCACATTTTGCGGCGTTGCTGCTGATCGGTGCGAACGACGCACTCTCAGTACCTTGCATTACAAACCGTACATCGGGGTTTCCATCAACTGGTTTAGAACTTCTCATCTCAAGCTCGCCTTGGACCGACACCAAGTTCGTCCGAACCGTGAGTCGGTATCCGTCTGGAAACACTAGTTTGCCTCGTATGTCGATGCCATCATTTAGTGTTAGTTGCGGTCCCGGATAGTCCATTGTAACGCACTTGCCACATGGAATAATGACTCTGTTTGATCGAACAGCGCCATTGCCAAACATCGTGACGAAAGATGAACAAGGGGCTTTACCGATGGCAGCATTGCACCTCAAAGGAACAAAATTTTCGACAAGACGCCGAGATATGGTTGTTGTCAGCGCTTCAGAATCGCCGGCTTCGCTCGCAGACATCGAAGAATTACCACGAATCAGGTTGCTGTTGCACTGGCTAgcgccaaggaaaagaatgGCTAAGCCGAGGACAAGGTGAGAGTACATCGTTAGCCTTCGCTTGTGATGTTCTCTCTCGagagcttttcaaaaatggtgactgtgagttgcaATTGTGATCACAAAGATTATGAGCAGAAAAGAGCATGAAAATGTAACATCAAACAGTACCTCAATTACCAAATCCTTGGTATCAAGGTCTTTTTGACATTGTTGACATCGGTTGGTCATTCTTCGATTCTCCGTCATTTTTATTTCTTCAGCAAAATGGATCTCGTAGGGTGTACTAGTCTGGGCACGATCGGTCTACTCCAACACGGTCATTTCCATCAATCTTCTGTGAGAGGTCTCCCAAAGCATCTGGTGGAACTCTTTGGGATTGTACGCCTCAAAGAAAAGTATGACTTGGGGAAAGCCCAAAATGAGTTTCACTTTCAGACTCATATCGATGGGTCTTTTGACATTTGAATGGTTTTTCTTAGGAATATCATCATTTTTTTAGCATAGCACTTTTTGACCTTACCCTTTTTTTTACGGTCATTTCTGATAGAGATGAAGAACGCTACCCCAAATGCTCTGATACTCCTTCGAAGAATACAAGCGAACAGAAGTATGTGAGACAAATTTAAACGAGTCACCATTGCTCCCAGGACTATATCCAAATTCAGTTTAAACTGGTAGGGTCTTTTGGCATAGATTTACGTTGGTCATCCTTTCGTGCCGTCCATTTTTTTTTGGTGAGGCAAATCTTGGGTCCTTTTTCCGTGCCCGCACGCACAATCAGGTTGCTCTCTAAGTATATAGCTTTCCGTGGGAGTCGTCATGCGGAGTAGACGTACCAGGGAAGGAGTGCCTTGGTCCTAGGTCCTAGGATGCTTTGTATTGGAGAGAAACGTGTGTGGATGAAACCGTAATGATGCTTACGTTAATTTGCAGTTACTCCATCACTGTTCTTGCTTGAAAGCAGGATGCGTTTTGTCCCACGCAGAAACTGTCGCCATTTCGGGCTCCACAAGTGGTAGAGAAAGGTTTTCGAGGTAGCAGGAAAAGACATCTTTTGTCCCGAAAATTCTGCGCGTATGCCAAAGgtttttactgttattgCAACTAAGGTGCACACACCGAAAATTGATGTTGTCGAGGGCCTAATGTTGGTATTAacattaactgtaatgtaaattTTTTCGTTACAGTCGGTCAACAGAGTAATAGCCAATTCAAAAAAGTAATTTGTTCGTCAGTCGTCGCCTTCGGCAAGCTCCTCACACTGCGATCATCGCAGACTCCATCGGCAGAAATCGTCTTTTGACAAAAGagatcacagtcaataacATGTAAATAGCTAGGCGTATTTATACGAAGAAGTACGAAGTCCGAAGCGATCTGGTTGGAGCACTTCGAGACGTCGAAAAGCTGTCTTTCAGCCTTGCGTTTACCGAAAGCAACCAGAAGATATGGGCCGCTGCGGGATTCAAATCGTGATGGTACGTTTATTTTTGAAACAGTCCGTGATGCCTTTCAGTCGCCGAAAGTCCGCAACATTTATGTGCAGCAAACAAGGTCTATTTGTCACTTTGTCCCTCACGCGCCTCTGATCGGATGACAGGGTCCGGCTGGATCAGGAAAGAGCACGTACTGTCAAGCCATGCAGGAACACGCCACGACTCTGGCCGGTACGCGTCGACGCCGCATTCACGTCGCCAATCTCGATCCGGCGGCCGAAATATTTCAGTACGACACCGCCTTTGACGTCCGGGATTTGATTTCTGTTGAGGAAGTCATGGAAGAACTGGGCCTCGGTCCTAACGGGGGGCTGCTGTACTGTATGGAGTATCTTGTGGAAAATTTGGATTGGCTGCACGATGAATTGGAGAtgttcgaagacgacgaatattTGATTTTGGATTGTCCGGGACAACTGGAGCTCTACACTCACGTGCCGATCATGCGACGAATTCTGGATTCGATGCGAATATGGGGATATGAATCTTCCATGGTCTCCGTTTTTTGTGTCGACGCCGCCTTCTTAATCGACGCCAGTAAATTTTTGTCGGGTAGTCTGTTAAGTCTATCCGCCATGGTGGCGTTGGAGTTGCCCCACGTGAATGTCCTGACGAAATGTGACCTAATGCCGAGAGAAGACGTGGAAAGGATTTTGGGGTACGGTAGTGCAACGCAATTATGGGATTTAGACCAAGATCGACAATCACTTCTCGTCACGGATTTGGATGATGACAtgaacgaaggaaaaggcgaaGAGCGCCATCGACACAGACGCTTAGAAGCCCGTCGGCGACAGCGAAATCGTTTGACCGATGCTATAGGACAGCTATTGGATGACTACGCTATGGTGAGCTTCATTCCGCTGAATTTGAATGAGGAAGATTCCATCGAGCACGTTTTAGCAACAGTCGATCATGCTATTCAATATGGAGAAGACTTGGAAATCAGGGGtgctgaagaagacgataATAACGGGAACCCCGATGCCCATTAAGTATATCGAAGATTCTTAATTGTCAAAAAAAACCTTTACAAACGCTTCCGTTTTAATGAGTCGCTGCTGGTGTACTGTTCGCAATTCCACATAGGGCCGGGGCGACACCAAAACGATTGCCTTGGACGTCAAAGAGCAAGTCATAGCCCACCATTGTATTCAATCCCACCACGGCACCTTGTACTTCGTCCGCGTACAGGCGGTTCATTAGTTTCCTCCGTCCCGTCCAGGGCCGCAAAGGCTCGGGAAGGTCTTCCATGAAATTTTTAGGCAGGGCCTGTAAGGTTACGTTGTTGGCGAGCTCAAAGGTCACGATGGGCAGCGATCTAAACTCATCGTATGTGTAGGCGTACGTGCTCGACGGTTGAAAGGGCGTGTTGGAAAGGCGCGCCCATATTTCTCGCATACGACCCGCAACTGCCTTGGGGAGATACGTGTCCGTCGTTCCCGAGTCCAGTATAGTACCCTTGCCCTCTGCAAAGGCTTCGACCAATGCATGCTCGACAACAGTGTCGTGCTGGTCATTGCTTGTCAAGCATTCGTCCCCTACAAACACTCGGACTACGTGGACAGCATACCAACTCTGAGTGGAAGTGAACGGCGTGTATTTCATCGATTCCGTATGCTTGTCTCGTAGTGGTCCTCCCAGTCCAATGTAGCCTTCAAAAGGTGTCATGCATAGGGAGAACGACTCGCGAGGAATGACATTTTCCTTCCACAATCGCTTAATGAGCGAGAGGTCGGACCGTTCCAAACCCAATATACCGTTGGCGTACTGTGTTCGGAACAATCCCCTGACTTTTTGCTGGCATCCGAACGCAAAGATAATCGTAAAGCTCACGTACTGTTCCAAACTGGATATTTCCGGTCCTCCCAGGACAAACGTATCGCTGACTTCCACTGCTGTCCAGCTGGAGCCTTCGGTATACCTTTGATTAATACCACACTTTTGTTCCGCTGCGCATTCCTGGATGCCGCTGAGCAGACAGGATCCACACTGCGTGTATCGCAGCGTGCTGGACCGCTGGGGGTCCAAATGGGGGAACGGGTGTGCGTGCGTCGTCCCGCATTGCGAACAGGGCTCGCACGCGGTCGCCGTCAACCGCGACCCGGTGTCGACAATCAGCGTTTGCGCCTGCGGCGGTTCCCCCATCCAAGCCGTCACGTGATGCGTACCCGCGACGGCGTGCAGAGGCAGACGGACGGTCGCATTCGGAACAAGTTCCACGGTATTACCGTTGTCGTGACGTCTGCGAAGGTGTGGTTGCGACAATGGTAGCGAGGCGGCGACCGTTTCTTCAGCGGGTTGGGAGGCCGTTTTCCCCAATATCAGAAGACAAACGACGCGAGTACATTGCTGCGTCAAATgcgattgtcgtcgtcgtcttctacTTCCTCTCCTCTGTGGTACCATATTGCAATACATGTATGACCTTGTGGGTCTTAAAGGTTGTAAAGGAAAGCTCCGACAGAGCAGACGTACTGTTTGTAGGTAATGTAATATAAAGTCCAAAGCGACGATGTGCTTCACGATCTTATGAATGAATCTCGGACACGAAACGGATAGCGATTCTGTGTCCTGGCtctactgacagtgaagtccTTTCATGATTAAAATGGATCACAACTAACTGTCGTCGCGACATTAGTCAAAGCCAAGCCTTTCTAATTCTCATGGTTTCTCAGTCACCGTCAACGCCACAACTTTCCATCGAAGCTAAGTCCTCTAATGTTACTGATAGCTCAGAATATCCGTACATTAGCATGCCGAGACTGAAGAATATGTGTATTTTACCACGACGTCACTACCAGATGACACAAAATACCGCCGTTCCTTACGTCTAAGAGGCTTGCTTCTCTATGCGAAGCTCGAGCCTGCTATTGGATATTCTTTGTATCGAAGTAGACCTTGAGAAACCGCGGACCGTGTCATTTGGCCAAGCGTACAATAGGATACATAATAGATTAGCGGGTTTGACCTGTTCTGATATTGAACGCTAATAAGATAGGATTAAGCCTTTGCggtactaactgtaagctggCGGGTGAACCAATTCATGCTctttcggttcctttcgTACATCCAAACAAGCATTGAAACTAAAGGCTCCACGAATTCAAAGAATCTCGTCATTTGCTTCTCTATTTACTTACTATAAAGCTATTTCAAGGTATTGACTCAACAAAGACAGGTTTGAACGGATAAACGGTTGCACTCCTCGCAAAAACAGCGAAGGCGGTGCTCGATGAATGCCGATGCGAAACAACCTCCATTTTCCCGGTCCGATTAAAACAAGATCATGTCGACGTGGGATCAGCAAAAAGCATAGCCGATGCTTTTCACACTGAACATGTGTCATGAAGCGACATATCGTGTTTGGGCTCCAGAGGACGAGGATGAATTACAGGCTCTTCCTCAAGCCATTCTGCCAGCTCTGCAATCGCTCGTTCTAGCTGTTCGTCGTGTCCACTGTAGGCGGTCCGAGGATTGTTGTCCACCTCGACGTCTGGCACTACACCTTGTTGTTCGATGCCCATTCCCCAGCCAAGCCTATCGTTGAAGGTACCGATTTCGGGTGCAGAAGCAATACCGCCGTCCACCAGCCGATTGTCCGACGACAGCCAAATGCCACCGCCCCAGGTCCTGGTTCCGACCAATCGTCCTAGTCCTAGCTCCGAAATACCTCGGGACACTCCTTCCCCATCGCTCGCCGTGTGCTCGTCGATCAGAACCACGATGTGACCACGAAACGCAAACTGTTCGTCCCAATCCAAATCTCCTGTACGTACACCAACGCGGTCTCCCCAATACATCCAGGCTTTGCGCTGCAAAAGAGTGAGAATCCAAGAGTCGATGTTGCCGCCGCGATTGTGGCGCACATCAAGTATCAGAGCTTGTGCGTCATAGTCCGGGAAGAAGTTGCGTGCAAATGCATTCATGTCATGCTGTAACATAGATTGCATGTGAATGTATGCCACTGAGAAACCAGCCTTGACAGCCAGCTCCTTAGCCTTTTGTCGCGTTCGCCATTCCCAGGCTTGGTACCGTAAATCCGCGGCAGCCATTGGAGTGATTGGCACCACAATCAAGGGCTCGGAGATCATTTCGTTCGTTGTACTTCGTACATTCCCAGACTCTAAACGAAGGACTTCAAGGCGCACACTTCGACCCGCACTTCCACGTAGTAGCATGTGGAGATCCGTTGCGTGCATGACGCTTTCACCGTTGACCCCAACTACGACGTCGCCAACTTCTAGCCCATTCTGGCCGGTCGGCTCCAACGCTTGCCCTGAGACAGGGCAATACACCGCGTCTCCATTGACGGTGTTGAAGTCTGGATCTCGTTGAGGAATTTCGGTTATCATGTACCCCTTCCACTCTGGTACTCTCTTGAATGTGACGCCTAAACTGGCCGGCTCGTGAAGGGAGATTTTCTTCGTATCACCCCCAAAAGGAAGGCTATACTCGCCTCCGTAAACAAAGACGTGCAGAGCACTCAATTCAGAAGCCATTTGTGCCAAGACATCGTCCAGCTCTTCGCGTTTCGTGCACCTTACAACAAGAGATTTGTAACGACCATGTACTCCAGCCCAATCTACTTGGTGCATGTCGGCATCGTAAAAGTAGTCCCGTAGCATTCTCCAAGCATCGTTGTACATTTGTTCGTACTCCAACTGAGGCCAGATTGAAACGGCCATGTTATTTGTGTCGACAATGCTCTCGTCAGATGCGGCATCGAGGAACGCTGCCATCATGCCTGCAGCGGTGTTTGACATagttttcgtcgtcccggaagCAAAGACAAGGTAAAGAAAGTCTCTAGTTGTACTCAGCCCCCATCCAACGACCGATATCGATGATTTCTCAATATCAACACCATCGCTTGGGTATGGGTCAGCAACAAATAATTTGACTTTTCGTCCGTCATCAGTATTTTCGACGAGAGCAACACTGCCATCGTCCTGTGCTTGTGTCAAAATCGCTAAGTAGTGAGCATCCGGAACGTGAGCAAGCCTGTACGCCCGACGAGCAAAAGTCAAGTCCTTCCCACTAAAATCAATTTCCA
The sequence above is a segment of the Phaeodactylum tricornutum CCAP 1055/1 chromosome 10, whole genome shotgun sequence genome. Coding sequences within it:
- a CDS encoding predicted protein; the encoded protein is QGPAGSGKSTYCQAMQEHATTLAGTRRRRIHVANLDPAAEIFQYDTAFDVRDLISVEEVMEELGLGPNGGLLYCMEYLVENLDWLHDELEMFEDDEYLILDCPGQLELYTHVPIMRRILDSMRIWGYESSMVSVFCVDAAFLIDASKFLSGSLLSLSAMVALELPHVNVLTKCDLMPREDVERILGYGKGEERHRHRRLEARRRQRNRLTDAIGQLLDDYAMVSFIPLNLNEEDSIEHVLATVDHAIQYGEDLEIRGAEEDDNNGNPDAH
- a CDS encoding predicted protein encodes the protein MYCNMVPQRRGSRRRRRQSHLTQQCTRVVCLLILGKTASQPAEETVAASLPLSQPHLRRRHDNGNTVELVPNATVRLPLHAVAGTHHVTAWMGEPPQAQTLIVDTGSRLTATACEPCSQCGTTHAHPFPHLDPQRSSTLRYTQCGSCLLSGIQECAAEQKCGINQRYTEGSSWTAVEVSDTFVLGGPEISSLEQYVSFTIIFAFGCQQKVRGLFRTQYANGILGLERSDLSLIKRLWKENVIPRESFSLCMTPFEGYIGLGGPLRDKHTESMKYTPFTSTQSWYAVHVVRVFVGDECLTSNDQHDTVVEHALVEAFAEGKGTILDSGTTDTYLPKAVAGRMREIWARLSNTPFQPSSTYAYTYDEFRSLPIVTFELANNVTLQALPKNFMEDLPEPLRPWTGRRKLMNRLYADEAIVLVSPRPYVELRTVHQQRLIKTEAFVKVFFDN
- a CDS encoding predicted protein, with the translated sequence MYSHLVLGLAILFLGASQCNSNLIRGNSSMSASEAGDSEALTTTISRRLVENFVPLRCNAAIGKAPCSSFVTMFGNGAVRSNRVIIPCGKCVTMDYPGPQLTLNDGIDIRGKLVFPDGYRLTVRTNLVSVQGELEMRSSKPVDGNPDVRFVMQGTESASFAPISSNAAKCGGNCDAGARSIAVAGGKVNLNGLPTSTPTWLHVHDVIGSSAIVVSNSVRNKWGAGATIVITSEHQGYFGEQVRKITSISDVGSNSVRLNLDQPINRPVTLRDSPDFATEVALLSRNIVFEGAPGTKGGHFWIMHTPRVRQRIEGVELVNFGQEGLLGRYPVHFHMCGDVSGSVVVKNTIRNSNQRCVVVHGTNNLLVQENVAYFTKGHCYMLEDGIETGNQFVRNIGIRTVKPEIIIPNMGSNGKESDMTASTFWITNADNSWIGNVVAGSEALGFWFELLVRGNLANEHQDFDPMMVPTRKFEGNVVHSVYGVGMTYYLSGYIPETLQYFKNNKFFRNHHLALRIHRARNIVLTGNKFSDNRYAIRIDRDEEIHVTDTTIVGYSDLFKDVVRRNRFAQAPCAQGISFQSTNPWKDKMDSELNGVILDKVRFSGFSNAVCSSSTAIELDSRLDGYKSFEMFSQYSGATVSDANSIDFCRGKSAGARDVYVSDTTGSLLDGVASAPSTLMVNSPELASFVNPSACTENAARCYTYCSNTCFRTVHYYVPVGQSRDYKLKVCDRKDASDCTVLSGYVHSNHPWPRRFAVHVPSGREYDTYFLDKGVPVYPTNVEIVFQEKLCPTAPDDDDIALLYKARGTTFPPTPSPTTALAACGNLIANSDFERGFNGYWDAQGAGTLSTTAGYESATAMYYASGNRNRYWVGPSHQWREGLDLKCLKQGTIWEFSARLKLVDSKTGRGASCDPGSSSGGEMCPQVQLIVRDQSWTQHSFRISGFDGGDTWVANGFNEFKGYWTIPANGSGWQGGVANMRVILSEFPFGMDLVVDNFSMVLTFDTNKSLAQSPTLSPVLAVPPPTQAPIRIPTQAPVRIPAQAPIRTPNESPLIGPGTDLNTCAKMIANSNFDLGYEGYWSVPSGGSLSNKEGFSSSTSMYYDSGNRRRYWIGPEYKWPNGVDYGCLLQGTTWKFTAKFQLIDAATGKGSSCSVNSSKEGEMCPRVRLTLRDDGWTLRNVRIDGFSAADTWDANGMNSFTGYWTVPENGPDWQGRVRNIRLAIADFPFDKNLVVDDFQMAFFNTN